From one Phaeodactylum tricornutum CCAP 1055/1 chromosome 16, whole genome shotgun sequence genomic stretch:
- a CDS encoding predicted protein, with protein WAPIGTEHFHKLVAAKFYDQCRFFRVLDNFMVQFGIAADPSVQQTWKHEILNDDPVLETNRRGTMTYATSGKNTRTTQLFINTNKKAEGNKFLDKQGFAPFAQVLEGMEFVDQINKEYGEKPVQGKIVRKGNEYLAEDFPRLSYIVSIREIVEQPKGMR; from the coding sequence TGGGCACCCATTGGAACAGAGCACTTTCATAAGCTCGTGGCCGCAAAATTTTACGACCAGTGTCGCTTTTTCCGCGTCCTGGACAATTTTATGGTGCAATTTGGCATTGCCGCGGATCCGTCCGTGCAGCAAACCTGGAAGCATGAAATTTTGAATGACGACCCGGTACTGGAGACGAATCGACGAGGAACCATGACTTACGCCACATCAGGGAAGAATACGCGAACGACCCAACTGTTCATCAATACGAATAAAAAAGCAGAGGGAAATAAGTTTCTTGACAAACAAGGGTTTGCTCCGTTTGCCCAGGTCTTAGAGGGTATGGAATTCGTGGACCAGATCAATAAGGAATACGGCGAAAAACCGGTTCAAGGGAAGATCGTTCGCAAAGGCAACGAGTATCTGGCTGAAGACTTTCCGAGGCTATCCTACATCGTATCAATACGAGAAATCGTGGAGCAGCCAAAGGGCATGAGATGA